From a region of the Mytilus galloprovincialis chromosome 3, xbMytGall1.hap1.1, whole genome shotgun sequence genome:
- the LOC143066260 gene encoding LITAF domain-containing protein-like, translated as MYDPKSTEVPQSFTYNDPNTGAPQGPPPAYNIANQSSVIIHNQPNVLYQTLIFGETPVRMTCTSCRADILTNTHYENGTFAWVACIFLVFVGLSLFCCLIPFCLNSCKDVVHTCPNCRVTVGRYDRIK; from the exons ATGTATGATCCAAAATCGA CTGAAGTTCCACAATCATTTACATACAATGATCCAAACACAGGCGCACCACAAGGACCACCACCCG CATATAACATAGCCAATCAGTCATCAGTTATCATACATAATCAGCCAAATGTTTTATATCAGACCCTAATCTTTGGCGAAACTCCAGTTCGAATGACGTGTACATCTTGTAGAGCTGATATTTTAACTAATACTCATTATGAGAATGGAACATTTGCCTGGGTTGCCTGTATTTTCCTGGTATTTGTTGG TTTGTCGCTGTTTTGCTGCTTGATTCCGTTTTGCCTTAATTCATGTAAAGATGTAGTGCATACATGTCCCAATTGCCGGGTTACAGTAGGAAGATATGATAGGATAAAGTGA